Below is a genomic region from Hevea brasiliensis isolate MT/VB/25A 57/8 chromosome 3, ASM3005281v1, whole genome shotgun sequence.
CTTTTCAAGccacaataaaaatttatataaagtgTGTTAATTTCACTAagcaaaattgaaaagaaaatgctaaaaatgaaaacaaactaactaattgagttttttttttaattgcaatcAAGTGGTTTTACATATTagttttttgaatttttcttacttAAACTCGATCCATAATGAATTCAACAAACTCAAAATACAAGATATATGGTAGAACtcatctattaaatatatgagtttTATATGTCTGTATCTTCGAATATAATAAACCTCGTCTAGACAAAATTAACCTAATTTTTTGAGTTCAACCTTTTTCATTTTGTGAAAAATAGACTATTTATATTAGGAaaggaatttaaaaaaaaatgaaaattcttATGATGGAGAATTAAACTGGAAAATGAACTCAACCGAGTGCCATTAAAGTGGAGCGTTTGTCGGTGATATAAGCCTTTAAATTTGTACTTAGTAAAATTTAGACAGACAATTAGTTCTAAAAGTTTTACTTTAGCTTTACATTTTCGTTAAATTCAAAGAGTACACGCTAATTCATCTACGTGTTGCAGCTGCCCCTGTTGCTATTACTAGAATAATGGAACCCTTCAGCTTTTTATTGCACGTACCCATGTCATCGTGTCCTCAAGGCAAGGGTTTTTTATGTCGATTTGAATCAATCAcatcattattattttttctctttaatttaTTTGGAGGGAGAAATAAATGGCTTCATTTGAGCTTGAATTTTCGTTTGGAATGAATAGCAATTTTATTAAACAGCTTCTATATAgagttaattaatatatatttcatagctgataaataatttattaattataagctgcaatttgataaatttattaaacaagttaatttaacattttaaaaatttattagttaTCGGCTTTATATAACGATTGAATTAAACACCAAAGAATGATCTAGTAATCGAGATGGTGACCTTAATTAACCATCAAGCTATTATAGTCCTTCTTAAAGTTTGCAATTGATGTGTAGCGTGAGATTTATTTTGAAAGGATGAAAGCTAAAGTCGCTAGAGGTGACAAAACAGTCAAGTAAGATCAGGTTCTGATTATTTTGAACTCTAATTTATTTTGAGTGTCAcgacaatttttttaataaaattcaagTATAAAATGGTGCTTTTGAACTTTTAATGCAGTAAGTCTGTAATTATAAAGTTCCTCATATATAATTAACGGTTCATTTTCTATATAAATCTATATCTCCAAATTTATTATCTTTGGTTTTGATTTTAAGAATATTAATGGTTTTTTAACCAATGAGAGTATTAAGGGTTTAATGCATACTGTCAAAATATGAGACATGTAATTTTGTTACTGTATTTGAAGTACAAAGCATATAGCTATTAACTGTAATAAGTTATCTTAAGGGAGGAGAATTATAACTCTTGTTTTATATCCGATTAATATGGAATAATATATTCTCTTACGataacataaacacatggaaCATAAAGTTTAAAAAACTCAACATCTACGAGTTAATAATGAAATTTGTAtttttaataatgaaaaaaaaaaaaaatatatatatatatatatatatatatatatatatatatatatatatagaactaAGAACAAAAACCCAGAGAAAACCTTATCTGATCTCATCTCTTAAGATGATGAAAACAGAATTGGAAGGGACAGGATAATAGATAAAGTTGAAATATTCAACCAAGCAACCTGTATTTCGGGTGATAGAATGAATGGAGGAGCACTCTTGAATTTTCTTCTTGGGAAGACTTGGACTTTACCTCAACTAGCCATTCTTTGTTACAGGAGGGTTGGGATTCTTCATCCTGGTCTCAAATGCAGAATACAGGTCACACATTGGGAAGATTTAGACTTTATATATGATTGTTAACAGAAGAATAAGAAGAACATTCCTGGCCATGCGAAGTGAAGGGAGGGGCAAAACATGAAGGGAGTCAAATCTGGaattggaagaagaagaagaagaggaagtggTGGCAGATCTGGAAAATATCTTGAATTTTGGAAGTTTGAGtgacttgaaaattaatattggagaaaatttatttagaataCAAAATAACATATGGAGTTAATTTGCTAGAAAGATTAATTCAGGGCATTATATTCTTTTAAAAGCTTAAATATTTTAGAGGATATTTTAAAGAATTATATAGATTTAGAGCCTATTTGGCACAAATGATAACCGATAATTAATAATTGATATTGATACCTAATAGTAATTGAGCCtttgtaaaattatatttagttatTACTGTTGTCATATAAAATAACCAGTAAGAGTAAATatgatattatttattttatttttaaaataaaaatataattattaaattattatacaataaataaaagaattaaaaatataattttttaatgtatgtataagaatcaacattatagtttttatttattataattttaaataatttattgatttaaaaaataataaaaaattaatttaagattAACTCTAATTGTAAAGTTGTTCATCAACTGTTGGGTCattcttttattatttaataaaagtaACCTCAATATTAGTAATATGCAGCATCATaggtagtaaaaaaaaaaaaaaaaaaaactattatagTAAAATTGACTTTCCAGAACTGACAACTGAGATATGATAAATCCCATTTGCTTTTCCTTTTTTTAACTTCTTCTTTATTtcacatttattattattattattatcccccAAAGTATAAATcagtttttaaaaatattatttcataaaaaaatatttaaaatatttttttaatttagagtctcaatatatttttaaagtttttttttatttctttttaggctaatgaaatacaaatttttaagattatttattatttgtttaaatattttaataataaaataaattatataatataataaattaataattatatatttattttaataataaaaaaattatatgacatatcattattattcattttatatattaataataataattaaatataattttactaaacacCTTATATAAATcagttataattaattattagctATTAACTATATCTAATAACTAAACTAAATATGTATTCAAAACGAAGCTGATACAAATTGAATAGATTTATCAAACAAATAGATTCACCTATTTAGGTGCACATCAGATACCAGCCATATTAAAAAGTTAAATCAAACACCCACTTAATAAACTCTGTTAACCACCAATCATGTGAGGagaaaattagaaaaagaaaaaaaaaaagagaatttatCCTTAATTTCTTGAATTGAATGGGTGCTTCCGCAATTAGAGAATTGGCACTCTGCGAAAGTTACATCATCAGTGTGTATGACCGGCGACAGTGATGTTAAACTTGTAATCAAATTTTTGTGTGTGTTTAGTAATTTGAATGATTCAGAGAAcaataattaatcataatttatttttttataataaattatttataaataaaattttatcaaattactTTGAATTTTGTAATATTCTTTttccatataatttatttaataacatAATTATAATCTATCTCTACCTacctataataatataatataaattaatattaattaattaatatatataaatatgaatGAAGAAATAAAATTATGAGGGGACAAAAATATACTTGAAGAAGGAAGGCGTGACAGAGAACAAATCAACTAAAGCGTGCGCTATTTGCAGGGAAAATTCCTCCATCCACACGCAGTTCCGTATATAGTTTGGAGAAGATGACGTATGAAACAGAACAAAAGAGGCACTATATATTAGAATTACAaactgaaaagaaaaagaagctgCCATCAAAATCTATCCTGCACTATCCGCCAGGTTAATTATGTATTAGATTTTTTAAATGAATTGCTTGTTGATCAAATGTTGGACTAAATCATAAATAATACGCTGGATATAGCAAAAAATTTTGCAACCCTATACGCTCAAGGAATTGTGTCAATTGTTTTTTGATTAGCCAAGAATGAAGGTGAAGCCAGAAAGAATAACAAACTAGCATAAATATACACATAAAGTCCTGCAGGATGACCAACTTCACATGACTCATGCAACGCAATGGCAAATTGCCAATAAACTTTCACGAGTCATGCAAGAGCAATTTCATGACATGTATTGTGTTTCTTACCTCTTTTTGTTTTCCCATCTCTATCACTTGGCAACTGCATGCACTACAagataatttttctttgaaacaaGTTTGCAACTTAACTTACAGTATCCTTCCAAAAACTGGGAGATATATATGTTgtttacataaataaataaataaatatatatatatatatgtaaacaaCATAAATGCATACATCCATCATTCAATTTAACTATACACTAATTTAtgcttcttttaatttaattattagatataACTGATAATTAATTGTAGCTGATATATATTATAAgtgtttagtaaaattatatCTAATTATTACTGTTTATATGTAAAATGATGAATAAATGTACatataatactatttattttattattgaaatagacatataattattaatttattatattaatatatatatatatatatatatatatatatatatatatatatatatatatatatatatatatatatattattgtaaTACAAATGCCACTGGTTTTGCCAttattaaaagaagaagaagaataagaataacagcaacaaaaaaaaaaaaagaaaaataataatttcatagTTAACAATTGCTTCTAATTGTTCACTATTCTATCATAAGTTAATGAGTATGTATTCATGCCACCATTAGAGGTGTTGAATTGgtgataaaaatattttcaaatgttgatttaaatttttttatttgaattttattgtatgtgttatttaaatataaattttataaaacttaTGAACTAACATCAACaatccataaatattataattctaTAAGAAGCGGTTCATGTGTCCTAATAGTGGTTTACCAAATGATTTTGTGCATATAAAGTAATAACGTTCACATATATTAGATTAAGTAAGAGTAGTTGGGAATTGGACAAATCATAATTAACCACGAGggttaaataattaattagaatAGTTGCTCAGGAAATAACTTCTTAAATCTAAAAATCAACAAAGCTGAAGCGCATGTACATCATTTTCTTTACCAAACAAATATGTTTATATAGTCTCCTTCATCTTGTTATAAGCGGGATTTActtcatttatttaaaattatattaaatcttGCTAAGctattgtgtcaagtgtcaattTTTTTAATGTGCATAAAATCTTCCTTTAGACTtttctctttgttttttttttaaaaaaaaaaaaaatattggtgGAGGGAGGGGAGGCAGTCTTTATCGTAAAGTACTAAATGGAAGAAATTGATCTATAGACCGGATTGTGATTCGTAATATCATAGCAGCTACGGAAAAAGTAGAGAATGGAAGAGAGGCTGCTTGGATCAGAAGAAAAAGATATCAATGATTTGAAAGGGAGGATTTTGGTAGAAAACAAGAAAATATGGAAGGTTGGATTTCCTGCTATGTTAGCAAGAGTAACACAATTTGGAATGTTTGTGGTAACACAAGCTTTCATCGGACATGTTGGGAAACTACAACTTGCAGGTTATGCACTCATCCAAATCATCACTATTCAATTTGCAAATGGGATATTGGTAAAAAGACTTCTCTTTTAAATTTCTTATCTTGCAGCTTTTTCCTCTTTTTACCTTTCCAAGAACATGACATctgattaattaaaatatatctttACATGATATTTTATTCCCATGATGCATTTATGTAGCTAGGTATGTCAAGTGCCACTGAGACTCTTTGTGGGCAAGCATTTGGAGCAAGACAATATCACATGATGGGTATCTACTTGCAAAGATCATGTATCATCAATCTTATTACTGCAACAATATTGCTTCCTGTCTTCATATTCTCAGGGAAAATTTTCAGGCTACTGGGTGAGGAAGAAGAAATTGCTAATACTGCTGAATATTTCTCTCTGTGGTTCATTCCTATGCTCTACTTCTTTTCCTTGGCTTTTACCATCCAAAAGTACTTGCAAACTCAGCTCAAGAACATGATTGTTGGGTGGCTTTCTGCTGCCTCATTTGTACTTCATGTGCTATTGTCATGGATTTTTGTGAGCAAGCTGAACTGGGGAGTTCCCGGAGCTATGAGTGCTATGAATATTTCAAGTTGGTTGGTCGTAATTGGAGAGCTAGTTTATGTCTTTGGTGGCTGGTGTCCTGATACTTGGAGAGGATTCACTTTAGCTGCCTTCACTAATCTAATTCCTGTAATAAAGCTCTCAATTTCCTCAGGTTTGATGATTTGGTAAGTTCATTTCCTTCTCCAGGCTATGGTTTAGTTAACGGATGGCTTGTAATTGAATAATTAATAGTTGGCAAATTATACTGATTTCATTTGCAATTTATGAAACATGTGGGGCCTCACCTAATTTATACGTGGGTGCACCATAATCTTGAGTTGAGGCGAGAATCTCCTAATGTTACATTGAATTTCACGCTCCCCAAGCACTATTAATTGTGCAACTTCAAAACAACTCTGTTTCGTtttgttagcataattatagcaattagcataattacagcaattaacatgattataggagatttgtgtagcataattatagcaattagcatgattataggagatttgtgtagcataattatagcaattattattcttgtccaaattagttcatattctcatgtataaatagatgtaatatctctgtaaatgacacacagacaaatacacagacaaatacacaatccttttcttcattacttgtattctttcttctaacatggtatcagagccgtaaagcttttatttatagtttctggggtctctcttctctctttacaacatgttctggttcattcttttaTTTCTGTTATTATACCAAAAATTTGTTTCAAATCGATccggtgattgtgatgtgctcaatattagtcCAACTACACTGCCTCTGTTGAATGCACCAATTGTTGATCGATGCACTGCAtctgctcctagcactactcttcgtcgttccgTCAGTTTGCCTCTGTTGAATCTGCACGATTGTTGATCGATCAGTACTGCATCTGCTCCTAGCACTACGTCGTTCCGTCGGTTTACGCCTCTGTTGAATCTGCACGATTGTTGATCGATGCGTACGCAtctgctcctagcactactcttcgtcatTTTACCGTCGGTTTACTCTGTTGAATCTACACCAATTGTTGATCCGATTACTGCGCAtctgctcctagcactactcttcgtcgttctacgtcggtttgattcctgtctcctctatcagccaaaccgctgatatattcaccaaaacgcatcctcccgctcgctttcaggatctcttaaacaaactcaagttggcacatgcgctaccaccttgagtttgagggggggtgttagcataattatagcaattagcataattacagcaattaacatgattataggagatttgtgtagcataattacagcaattagcatgattataggagatttgtgtagcataattatagcaattattattcttgtccaaattagttcatattctcatgtataaatagatgtaatatctctgtaaatgacacacagacaaatacacaatccttttcttcattacttgtattctttcttcgttagaagaaagaatacaagtaatgaagaaaaggattaacgaagaaagaatacaagtaatgaagaaaaggattgtgtatttgtctgtgtatttgtctgtgtgctatttacagagatattacatctatttatacatgagaatatgaacaaATTtgaacaagaataataattgctataattatgttacacaaatctcctataatcatgttaattgctgtaattatgctacacaaatctcctataattatgttaattgttgtaattatgctaattgctataattatgctaacacccccccccTCAAACTCACGGTGGTAGCGcatgtgccaacttgagtttgcttaagagatcccgAAGCGGCGGAGGATGCGTTTTGAATATATCGGTTTGGTGATAGAGGAGACGAATCAAACTGCGGTAGAACGACGAAGTAGTGCTAGGAGCGATGCGGCGCAGCTGGATCAACAATTGATGCAGATTCAGCGAGCCGTAAACCGGCTAaaacgaagagtagtgctaggagcagaTGCGGTGCAGTGCATCGATCAACAATCGTGCGATTCAACAGAGGCG
It encodes:
- the LOC110636902 gene encoding protein DETOXIFICATION 24-like: MEERLLGSEEKDINDLKGRILVENKKIWKVGFPAMLARVTQFGMFVVTQAFIGHVGKLQLAGYALIQIITIQFANGILLGMSSATETLCGQAFGARQYHMMGIYLQRSCIINLITATILLPVFIFSGKIFRLLGEEEEIANTAEYFSLWFIPMLYFFSLAFTIQKYLQTQLKNMIVGWLSAASFVLHVLLSWIFVSKLNWGVPGAMSAMNISSWLVVIGELVYVFGGWCPDTWRGFTLAAFTNLIPVIKLSISSGLMICLELWYDAALVLFAGYMKNATTQVSALSICLNIISWEFMLCIGFLASSSVRVSNELGRGDAKAVKLSVKVVFFTSLCIGVLFFIVCLAFNRQIAKLFINEQEVIQAVSNLSLLLAFSVLLNSFQAVLTGVAVGAGRQSMVACINISSYYIVGVPIGLILGYVAHLQTKGIWIGMIIGVVMQVMVLGYITLRTSWDEEVQKASNRLDRWFLRPSEESSTENCIRERLNG